The window CTCCTTTGATATAAAAATATCATGTGTCTCTATCGAGAATAGCACCGATCCGGCAGATCACAATGCGATATACTCTCCTGTTTTTGTAAGATTATCCAAAAAGAGCCATTATTTTTCCAAAGTAAAAACCCTGTAATCAATCCAGATGTATTTCCCATCTTCCACCGGAAAAGAGAGGTCATTGAAGCTCTTGTTGTTCAAAATGGCATCAGCAAGCTCTGTGATAGCCAGGGCCATAGAGGCAGAATCGTTGAGAACGGTTCCGTAAAGATAACCCTCGGAGATGAGCTCCACAGCCTGGTCAATGCCGTCGATTCCCAGAACGGGAATCCAGCCTTCGTCTTCCCTGTCCACCCGGCCATTTTCATTAGAATCTTTGAAGTAGCCCATCTGCCTCATCCGGTTGATGGCGCCCAGGGCCATGGCATCATTATTGGAGAGTATAAGTTCAAACTTATCACCGTAATTCACAATCAGATCTCCCATTTTCTCATAGGCTTCATCCCGATCCCAGTTGGCAACTTCTGTCACCAGCAGGTCCAGATCAAACCCCTTTAAACGGAAGGTCCGGACGACCTCAGAGGTTCTGGCTTCCGCATCCTGGTGCCCCTGTTCTCCTTTCAGAATTATGGTTTGAATCCGGCCGTCACCATTGCGGTCAAAGCGGTTGAGTTGATTCGGATTACTCCCGAAGAGCTCCATCACCAGTTGAGCCTGAATTTGCCCGGACTGTTCTGCCTTGGCTCCGACATACCAGGTTTGATCCCAGAGCTGAA of the Oceanispirochaeta sp. genome contains:
- a CDS encoding galactose ABC transporter substrate-binding protein, which produces MMNKGLLPFLAPLIFMLSSCHAPDKQVGLFLYNHEDLFVSKFSQQINSMGEKFARFQTFDARNSQILQNETIENQIRSGCDLMLINPVDRLGAYSVIKKLRAEGIPVIFFNREPLLKDLQLWDQTWYVGAKAEQSGQIQAQLVMELFGSNPNQLNRFDRNGDGRIQTIILKGEQGHQDAEARTSEVVRTFRLKGFDLDLLVTEVANWDRDEAYEKMGDLIVNYGDKFELILSNNDAMALGAINRMRQMGYFKDSNENGRVDREDEGWIPVLGIDGIDQAVELISEGYLYGTVLNDSASMALAITELADAILNNKSFNDLSFPVEDGKYIWIDYRVFTLEK